A region of the Mus pahari chromosome 15, PAHARI_EIJ_v1.1, whole genome shotgun sequence genome:
AGCCTGTTCTCTCAATCTTGAGTGATTATCACAACTAGAAGACCCTGTGTACATGGGAAAGCTAAGACCTAGAAAGGAAGTGAATTGGCCAAAGCTCCTCCCAGCAAATGGAGGAGGTGTGGGCGAGTCTAGGACATTCCTCTGTTGTCTCTCCCTGGACCTTGAGCCTTTGCATCGAGGTGGCTTCTTTCAGCCAGGGAGATCTTGCCTGAGGTCAACATGTCACAAAAGGGTCACTCTCCTAGCAGCAATCCACATCTGCCTAGCTTTCTAAAGGACACTCTTCTCAGGGATTCCCCGGGGATGTCCCTCACCCCAGAACAGTGAGGGCAAGGCAGTTGGAAGCAGGACTGAGGTCTGGGCCCAGGCGTTTCCTTCTCTGTGGAGAGTCAGGTCCCAGAGAGGGCACGGAGGCAGCAGAGTCTCAGAAAGCAGGAGggcaggcagcagagaggagTGGTGAGCCAagtccacaggcagcagaggacTCGGGAGAGGAGGTGGGGCTAGGCAAAGCTCTctgaggaggacagaggacacGTTCAGAAGGCCGAGGGGGGGAGAAACACCCAGTGAAGGCGAAAATCCAGAAACAGGAAACCAGAGGCCAGGAGTCTGAGCCCTATGAGTAAGGCACACTCAGCGCTTGCAAATGCACAGGGGTCAGAAGGCTGTCTGTTCCAGAAGTCCCCATGAGGACACCTCTGGGCCTTCTCCAAGCAAGACACTGCCATCAGACTCCCATCTCTGAAGCTTGCAAGGCCAGTGAAAGACTCTGCTCATGGGGACCCTCTGAGGGTTTCCTTTCTCCGTGATCCCCTTTATCACCCTGACGTGGTGTCTAAGCTCCTCTGTCTACAGCTCGGAGAGGGGAGATGGTCCACCCACAGTCACATAGCTATCTAGGGTCAACACCAGACCTTAAACCATGAGTGTCCATCTTCCTCACTAAACCCTGAGCTATATATCCTGCCACATCTTTTCTCTGGCCCTCCGAGAAGGGGACAAGACAGGCCCTGGGATGTGTTACTTGAAGCAGAAGGAAGGCTTCCACACCTGGGCCTCGATCCCAGCATTCCGGGTGGAGAAGGAAGGCCTGGGGGCCTGCTTGGCTCGAGGAGACCACGCCCTGGAGGGAGACACGGGGGAGATATCGCTGCTGTAGGTGGGGCTCACGGCAGTGGGCTGGAGGCTGTCTTGGACTGGGACAGTGTAGAGGCCTGGGGAAGAGCGGGAAGGCCGAGGCAGAGCAGGGGACGATGGGAGGCCTGTTCTGGGCAGGTTGGGCACCAGGTCCAGGGAGCTAGGCTTGGCCGGGGAGGCAGCTCGAGGTGAGACAGTGCGTGATGGAGTGCGTGATGAGGTGGCGCGTGATGAGGCCTTGGCAGGTTCCTTGACGGGCGACAGAGCGTAGAGGGAAGGCCGCATCTGGTATGGCTGCTGTTTGGTAGGCTCGGGGCGCAGGACTCCATTCTCTGGCAGATAGCCGTGGTAGAGAGAGGCAGGCGGAGTCCGCGCTGGGCTTAAGGATGCCACTCGGAAGCCCCCAGGGGCATTAGTGGTGTACTTCCAGGATGAAGGCAAGGACATAGTAGGTGAAGGGCAGCGGGCCAATTCGGTATGGCCTGAAGACTCTATGACGTATTTCTCCATCCGCGACTGGCGGCGGGCATAGAGCTCAGCCCCCTTCCCTGAGGCCTCCGAGAGGTTCTGGTTGGGTTTGGGCTTCGGCTTGGCCTGGATACGGGGTGACTTGAGGCAGGAGGCCCACTCCGGGACTGCTTCTTCAGCTGCCGCAGGGCTGGCCCTGTCCCGAGCTATCGGCTCCTGCTGGAAGTTGGAGGCCTCGGCTCCCAGGGCAAAGGGCTCTTCTTCCATGCCCACCTCCCCGTGGTCTCTCTGCCTCCGCTTCTCATCAGCTGTCTGCACTAGGTCCAGCAAGTCTGGATTCGGGGTCACCTTGGGCTTCTCCACGAAAGTGAACATGGATTTCCGGCTGCCTCGGCGTGCCATAGATTCTTCCAAAATTCCTGTCTTGTTGGCAGGGGCTACCTGACCCTTCAAATGGGGAGGCTTGGGGTCAGAGCTGGGATACAGAGTGGAGTAAGACGGGGGAGACCTAACCCGAGAAGCCACGGGGGCTGTTGACAAAGTCTCTGCataggtggggggtggggtgaagtTTCCTAAGGGCCGTCTCTCTAAGACCGGGCTTCGCTGCCCAAGCAACCTCCTTTCCACCATAGGACTGCGGGACATTATGTGCCTCTGTGGCTGGGGACTCCTATCCGCCACACTGCTAGCCGGGGGAGCCCAGGCCTTCTCTCCAAACTGTCGTCTTCCCATCATGGGGCTTTGTTCTATCTGGCTGGTCCCTGGCGACTGGATCCCAAAAGGCCTGGCGGTCCTGTTGACCACGGATGCAGGCTTGGCTAGTGTGAGATGTACTTCACTATACACCTTAGTGGGCGTGGTGACAGCTGCATGGCCAGGCACCTCTTGTTCTGCTGGCGCCACTAGGGTGCTAGGCTGCATGTCAATAAGCAGGGAGCTGGACATGAGATCTGCCGCTGGCGCTGGTGGCCCCGAGCTGGAGAGGGGAGTGACTTCTCTAGAGAAGGTGCTGGCAGCAGAGGATGGAGCTGAGACCTTGTCAATCAGGAGAATGCTGGATCTCACCTCCTCTGCTGGCACCGGGGGCTGCCCATCATCAGCACACGGAGTGCGGGGTTTGGAATCAAGTGTGCCATTCTGGGAACACTGTGCCTCGGATGAATTCTGTGAGGCAGGGGTGATGGTGGCTGGAGGGTTTTGATTGATATCAGCGGTGGGCTGGTTGTGGTGACTGCTAGAGGTTAGTGTGGTGAGTGTGGCATTGGGGGAGGACGGGTTCTGGTTAATATCTGCAGCTGGACCGGGTCCTTCAGTGTCGGGAGGGTTTGGTGTGGACTGCTGGGTCTCTCGGCTCTGCGATAGGTGTAGCCCATTGGCCGTCAGCAGGGCTGCATTCTCCTTTAAATAAACTACCAAGGGCACTTCCTCCTCCTCGCTGGCAACTTTCTCCAGCAGACTGGCTTCCTCTGAGTACCCCTCCATGATGTGGCCAGCGACCCCTCGGCTGGGGCTTTGGGAACTGGGGTGCTTTGGAGAGCCTGGCTTTGATGGAGACGTAGGCTTCACATTAAACCCCGGGGCATGGCCTATGGGGCTCAAAGGACGCCCTGTTTGGAGGGCCTCTTGGTTGAGCTTTGGGGACCTCTGGCCTCGGCTCTCCAAGGTGAACTCGTTCACCCTCTGCCTGCGCCTGTTGAAGAGCTGGACCCCTCGGGAGTTGGAGCTGGGAGGGGTGGTCAGCTGGGCTGCAATCTGCTGGCTCCTCGCCTTGGCCTCCTTCAGGTCGTTTTCGGTGAAGCTTGTGCTCCGACCCAGTGCTGCAGAGAGAACACAGGCCTGGTTAGCAAATGGACATACAGACAGACCATCAGTCACTATGCCTTCCCACATCTCTTTGAAATCTGATCTTTACTCTAGCTTCCTAGAATCAGAGGTCATGAAGATTCAAGGGTGAAGCTGATTGGCTGTCCGGCGGGATCGCCTGTCCATCTCTTTGGACTGCCCTGGAAGGTTGTAATACAGTCAAATACTCCAAACGAGTCGTGCCTCTAACTACATCTCCCACGGTCCCTCTGGCCACTGGCCGCTCTCACATCACTCTGTCTCTctaagaaggggaagaggaaggaaggcaaggcTAAGCAAGGCCCATACCTGCTGGGATTATCCTTTCCCCGACAGCACGCCCTCCCCGGAGGGACCTTCCTGCCGCCTATCCTATCTCTGCTTTTCCTGCACAGCATTCACTACCCGCTGCTTATCTCCTGACGGATCATCCATCTCCTCACCTCCAGCACAGCTCCAAAGGCCTTGTTCCAAAGGCACGTTTACCTTTCTGACCCCAATCCCGAGAGTAGTGTTCCACCTAAAGATTCCCAAGGGCGCAAAGCCCAGGACACcttatgtatgcatttctgaGGGTCCTTTATCCTTTCAAACCGAGAGTTTGGTCATTTGCTTGATATTTTATAGAAAGGTGCTACTAAGTTTCAAGGTATTTCAACGTTCGCATTATTTGTGTGGGGAAGCATGTGCCGTGTTACACATGCGGAGGTCGGAGGATGGTTTTGTCAGGTCTTCTTCTACCTCTACACGGGTTCTGGGATTCAAATCAGCCACCaggcttacacagcaagtgcctgtacctgttgagccatctcacctgcccctaagacttctctttctttctttctttctttctttctttctttctttctttctttctttctttctttctctctttctttctttcttttaaaagatttatttatatatttatttatttatttattatatgtaagtacactgtagctgtcttcagatactccttTTAAGAGGgcatcaggggctggtgagatggctcagtgagtaagagcaccaactgctcttccgaaggtccagagttcaaatcccagcaaccacatggtggctcacaacaatccataatgagatctgatgccctcttctggagtgtctgaagacagctacagtgtacttacatataataaataaataaataaatctttaattaaaaaaaaaaaaaaagggtatcagatctcgttacggatggttgtgagccaccatgtggttgctgggattttaactctggaccttcagaagagcagtcagtgctcttaaccactgagccatctccccagccttgagacttctttttctgaaaacacaTTAATATGCAGGGCGTTGTGGTacagtacacatctttaatctcagcacttgggaaagcagaggcaggaggatctctgtgagttctaggccggccttgtctacatagcaaactccaggacaaccaggactacaatagagagaccctgtctcaaagtaaattaattaattaattaattaacacattttatttctaaaaaataagaacataaaaagTAACTGTGTCCCTGCCCGATTATAACACATCAAATCAAGAGACCACGCTGCCAGTTTCTTCGACACCCTTCccccaattttttctttttctttctttccttctttctttttttctttttctttctttcttttcttttttttttgttttttttgttttttgtttgtttgtttgtttgttttcaagacagggtttctctgtgtagccctggctgtcctggaattcactctgtagaccaggctggcctcaaactcagaaatctgcctgcctctgcttcccgagtgctgggatcaagggtgtgcgccaccactgcccagcccatttttttattattattaagataaTTACTTAAAAAGCTGTACATGCTAACATAAGCCAAGTGACACTCTGGGCTAATGGACACCCCCTGTGTCAGTTCATCTTGTCTTCCCAAATGCACCGAGAGGCAGTCATTGGGTGCCTAGAGTGCAGACAAGAAAACTTGTGTGAAGACATTCAGAGATTCCTGATAGACCCAAGGCTGTATAGCTCCCGGTGGCAAAGGCTGAGTCATTCCATAGCTGTGCTCAAGGTCCTTCTGGGGAAAGAAGCCGTGGGACACGGCAGGGACAGAGGTCACTGGTCGGCCTCCTATTAAGTGAGGTAATCATTTCTTTCTGTCCACAGTGCCCAGCTGGCACGCACTGGGCACTCAATGCTCTTgaacaatgaataaacaaatagacGCCTGAACCGATGAGTCACAGGCAGCTGGAGGGATCAAGCCTATGACCAGGGTCACAGCTTACCCAGTGGCTGAGaaaacccctcccccactgtggGAAGCTAATTAGCTCTTGAGGAATCTGACCCTGCCCTCCCTCCTAACTCACCCTAATTAGCCCTGGCCCTGACAGGCTGATGGGTCTCCAGGGACAGTCTTTCTAGGCATCCTGCCAGCCTGGCTCAGAGTTCGTGGACTCTGAGAGATGGAAGCGCCTTGATAAAGGAGATTGGTAGCCCAGTATCCCATTTTATACATAGGGACACTGAGATCCAGAGAGTATCCCAGGGCAAAGTCCACTGGCCCCTATGCTGGAGTCAGCAGAGAGGTCCATGGAGGTCAGACACAATCCTTGCATTGTGGCTTTCTGGCTCCATCCTCCCATCTACTACAGGGGTagtagctccccccccccctgcacacAGTGTATCCCACCTATACCCCAACACCTGGTGCTATTCCTCTTCCGCCCCAGTTACCTCCTCTGTAAATCATGAAGGCTTTAGCCAGACCACTCCCCTGAGACAGTTGAAGATGAGGCTTCCAGGCACACAGGAAAGTCTTTAGGAAATGTTTGGACCATGCAGCGTCTCCCTCCTCCGTTCTGCTCTGAAACAGGTCTCCTGGCCCAAAGCCAAGTTCTTTGGCTGGGCTATCCCTGTGGTCTTGGCAAGCTCTCATCCTCTCCCAGAGTCACGGGCTCCTTAGCTGAGAAAGGTTTGGGGGTCACCGTGCGATCATAAGGACTAGGGATTTGTCATCACGGAGTCCAGGGCAAAGGGCAAAGAAGGCCCATGCTACCCCAGGAACTGCAGGCCACTGTGATCCGACTCTGCTCACGGGGGCAGACATTACCCAATCTTTATCCTGCAAAGCACATTTCATTCATAGCATAGAGCAGGATCCGGAAAGATGCACATCGGGGGACTCTGGAGTCACGGAGAAGCACCACAGAGTCTCAGCAGCTTGGAGGTGGCTGGCTGTCACGGTACAATTCTCCACACAATCCTTGCGCCCTAGAACCACGCCCCCTTCATGTGCAAGACTTATTTACACACCCATCTGGCATGGGCTCAGGACTTAGTGTGTTTCTGCTCTACTCCCAACCCCCAGCCACACACCAGCGAACAGCTCTACCTTGCAACCTGACAGTCCTGCAGAGATTCACAGGGGCAAACCCATCCCGTGTGACCCGGGACCCAGAGCCCACCAATGTTGCTTCAGACACACTTGTAGCAGTTGCAGCTAACACTGATTAGGCTCATGCTACATGCGCCTTACTCTCACTGCCACCCTATAGGGCACAATCTGCTCTTGTGCACTTTGTgttgatgagaaaaaaataaagacctgAAGAGTAAGGTGAGCTATCCAACAGCACAGAGTTACCTTCCCATTGCAGAGAGCCAGGATTCTGGCTGGCAAGATCCCACAGGGTAAGTCAGATAGAGAGCGATCTGGGGTTTGAACATCCAGTCCACTCCATGTCCCTGCACACTGCTGCCTCCTCCTTAACGTTCCTGCTTCAGTCCTGTGTGCCCCGACCCCCATgcctcacatatacacactactcCCGAACCCCTTTGCTTCCAATGCCAGTGTGAAAGGCCCTTGGGGAGAAGCCAGCTTGGGAGGCAGCTCAGAAAACAAAGGGTCACAAAGAGGAGGTGGCCCAGGACCCAGACTGCTGACTTCCACCCAGGCTAGTCATAGTCTCACTTGCTCTAGATGACCCTCCCCCAACTTCTGTGAGCTCAGAACTGCCCCTAAGCTCCAAGAAGAATGGcagaaagagccagaggtgaGTGAGCCTCCCTTCTAGAACAGTCCTGCACCCCAGGCCAGCTAGAGTGCACATAAAAGAAATTCAACAGGAGGTCTGGAGCCAACCCAGCCGACTACCATGACAATTTTTTTGTCACCCTGCACAAACATGGGGTTGGGGTAGAGCAAGACTTGACCAACCAAAGGTACACCGGAGTCCCATGTTACAGGCAGCAGGGGGGTGTTCCAACTGAATTCTCCTAGGCCAACGTCACCTCTGCCTATAGCAAACTTGTCTATGAGTGTGCTTCTTGGTTTTAGAGAGCTCAGAGGTGAGCCAGGGCCATAGGCAGCAGCAGTCATCACAGCCTGGCTGTGGGACAGGCCATGATGCCCCTTTTCCTAGCCTAGATCACTGAAGGCCTACATAGAGCTCTAGACAGCAGCCCTGAATCATACAGGCCTTCGAAGAAGGTTGGAGGGTAGACAACGAGAAGAGCTACCAGGAGTCAGGTAAGACAGGGCAGATCCAGAGTGGAGGAGAGGCTCAAAGCAGAGCATTGCCTCAAGGCTGTAGAGACTCTGTGGTACAGGCTTCACATGGCTCATGTACAGCACTGCATGCTCAtcagtttggggttttgttttgttttgttttgttttcacccaCAAGGCAATCCCATAGGATAATACTGCCATTGCTCCCCCCATTTTGTAGATGACAGCCAGGCTCAGAGATGCCCAGTGCCAAACAACCttaagtggcagagctgggattccGGACTCAGAAAGTCCGACTGGGAAGTGAGAGGTCCTGACCAATAGGCTTTCCAGCTCAGAGCTTCAGTGGGAGGGGCATCAAGGAAGCTTCCAGTAAGGTTCCTGGAAGATGTCTACAGAGTCCTGTCTCCTCACCCCATCAATGCCCTTCTGCTGCTTGCTAtcgcttctttcttcctttctttctctttctttctttctttctttctttctttctttctttctttctttctttctttctttctttttttaagatttatttatttattatatgtaagtacgctgtagctgtcttcagacaccccagaagagggtgtcagatcttgttaaggatggttatgagccaccatgtggttgctgggatttgaactcctgacctttggatgagcagtcgggtgctcttacccactgagccatctcaccagccccctctttctttctttctttctttctttctttctttctttctttctttctttctttctttctttctttctttcgggaGGAGAGTTGACGACCTTATTCTCACCCCAGCAGAAATGGATGCTAGGGTATGGAATGCTGGTGGCGTAGGGAGATCATAAGGCTAGCATCAATAAATTCCCGGCCCTGCTGTAGCAGGAATAAGGCCTCTCTCTAAGTCCCAGTCCTTATTGCTTTCTGTAGGCAGCCTCCCCAATTCTGCCCTTCACCAGGCCTGtctgaagaaaagggaggggatcTGAGGCCAGGGAGGAGAGGCCAGAGAGGTCAGGACAGTGAGAATTCAAGGAAATGTTACTCCACACTACTGCCGTCAATGGGAGTGTCCAGGCAAGGCTAGTGGGGAGGGTGGGAGTCAGAGGTGGGAACAGAGGTTGACGGGGAGGCAGCCCATTGTAACAGCCTGGGAGCCTTGGCAACAGGCTGGGTAAACAGGCTGGGTAAACTGGCCCCCCAGTGGGTTCAGGAAGGACCCAATGTCCCAGCCACCACACAACCTctggcttgggggggggaggggggatgggaaggggggtggaggggggcaggaagatgaggagggtCTGAGTAATAACCCAGCCAGTTTGCCAGCCCAGCCTCACATCCTCCCTACAGACAGGGAAGTGACACAGACCCCGAGGGGTGCATCCATGCCAGAAGCACAAACCACACTTGGGTGGGAAGGGGCAGGCAGGGATAGGAGCAGGGGTCCCCAGAGCCAGCCAGCTCTAGCCTTGCTAACGGGCTGACAGAAGTCCCCATTTGCCTCTTTCCTAGTACAGGGAGAGAAAACAGGCCACGCAGGGGCTGCCACATGCCCTGAGTCACACCCCAAACCCCAAAGCTCCCCCCTCCCCGAGCGCTTACTCACTCTGACTGGGTCCTCCCTGCAGCCCAGCTTCCCCAAGATGCTCTGCCGACCAGCCTCTTTCTCAAAGCCTCTGGGACAGGCAGCTGAGCTCCTGGCCgatgaagagagaggaaaaaaatcccacCTTGACAGTACCCGGAGGAGCTAGATATGACTTCTCTCCTCCACAGCTGACTCAGCCCAGTTCTTTATCAGGAAGAAAACGCTTCTGCAACCGCCTTTTAAATGGCCTTTCCACCCCCAGTCTCTCCCCCGCCAATCAACCCACCCCACGCAGCCAGATTCACCAGTCAGTCCTCCCTCCCAGTCCTATGCTTTCCTCCTGCTCAGAGCCCCAAACCAAGGAAGAGCCAGAATGGCCCTCCTTCCTCATCCAGGCATTCAACGGTCCTGGGTCCTGACGGCTAAGCCTGCCTGAGCGGTCCTcaccttctctctgtgtccttagCAATGACTGAGAACAACAGCTCCCCGGTTCCCGCGCTCCTGCCTGTGAGAGAGGTCCTGTCAGGAAACAGGGATGCACAAACCTCTCCACTTGGaaccctctccttcccatcctATGTGTCCCATGCCCCCAGCCTCTGGCCCAATTTGAATGTGACTAGCCCCTCCCTGAAGATTTCCCTGCCTGCTAGCATTCTGCACAGCCCAGGGCATCATGACTTGTGGAGCAGTCGCACTTCAGGGAGGGCTTGCTGTCCTCTAGGGACTCTGACAGGACCGTGCTTCACCCTCAAGGCAGCGGCAGCCCTGAGGCTACCTGTGACCTCACCTCTACCTCAGAAAAGACCCATCTTGCAGAGGTGCTGCGGCTTGGAAAAGTCACATGGCCAGTTGGAAACCGAGCTGTGGACCACACACAGGGTGACCCTCCCAATATTTttgtttcaggacatccagggtctGGGTCTTCAGTCGCCCTGGCCTGAGGGCAGGGCTACATATGCTTCACACCTTCACTCCTCTCTGCCCACACCCTCAGTGACAATGACAGCTGTCACTGACTGCTGAGCTCCAGATGCTGAAAACAAAGGCTCAAGGCTTTCTCCCCAAATCCTCGCAGCAGTTCACCAAGGACTGCTTCTGATGGCCACttagaaaggaggagaaaggcacTGAAGACTAGCTAGCACATCCCGGCCCTCATGGTTGCCAAGAGATAGAACCGAGTGTATGCGGAGCAGGGAGGCTGATCCCCAAGCCCTCTTTGGAGTTCCACCTGTAGAGAATATTCAAGCACACCTCTAAATCCTGCCATTCCATCCAGGAAACCCCCACTCAACCCTCCAAGGTTCAGCAGCATCCTCTGCTCAGTCAGACCCAGAGGCCTCACAGCAGGAAGAGGCCTCATAGGAAGCAGAAGGATGAGAGCTCTACAGGAACTCCTGGTTCCACGCTCCTGTCCGAAAGTGCCAGGCACAGACAGAAGAGGGAAGACTGGCCCTGGGCTCAGATGGCAGCTGTCTCTGAGGTAAAAGGTACCCTGCAGACCTCTGGTTGACCAAGGCCTTGCTGCAAGGTCCTGGCAGAACGCTGTCATGGCGTTCCTCTTGCCTGTTCTAGATTGCCTTGGCCAGATCTCTAATGAATACTGGGTAGATTTCAGAATTTTAGAAATGGTagccagagggatggagagacaggTCCAGGCGGAGCACTTGTCTGGCACACATAAAGGCTTTGTATACATCCCCTAGCCCTGTGTGAcacagggcatggtggcatatgcttgtaatctcagcattagaaagccagagacaggaggagcagaaTGAGGTCATGGTCATGTTTGGCTGGCTATCCAGTAGATTTGAGGCATgctgggctacaagagactcaGCACGGTGGTGCAgacccttaatctcagcactcagg
Encoded here:
- the Synpo gene encoding synaptopodin isoform X1 produces the protein MLGAHFPPPPLGASEGRAAPCTFQIPDGSYRCLALEAEESGSEDGLQGEVRLVDLEEEGTSQSRTNHGMTPPPLSRALAIIQPSSCHREARGGFQHSDRPSHDWDVVQARKVMTASASGSSVPRVAQKPALGRSTSFTENDLKEAKARSQQIAAQLTTPPSSNSRGVQLFNRRRQRVNEFTLESRGQRSPKLNQEALQTGRPLSPIGHAPGFNVKPTSPSKPGSPKHPSSQSPSRGVAGHIMEGYSEEASLLEKVASEEEEVPLVVYLKENAALLTANGLHLSQSRETQQSTPNPPDTEGPGPAADINQNPSSPNATLTTLTSSSHHNQPTADINQNPPATITPASQNSSEAQCSQNGTLDSKPRTPCADDGQPPVPAEEVRSSILLIDKVSAPSSAASTFSREVTPLSSSGPPAPAADLMSSSLLIDMQPSTLVAPAEQEVPGHAAVTTPTKVYSEVHLTLAKPASVVNRTARPFGIQSPGTSQIEQSPMMGRRQFGEKAWAPPASSVADRSPQPQRHIMSRSPMVERRLLGQRSPVLERRPLGNFTPPPTYAETLSTAPVASRVRSPPSYSTLYPSSDPKPPHLKGQVAPANKTGILEESMARRGSRKSMFTFVEKPKVTPNPDLLDLVQTADEKRRQRDHGEVGMEEEPFALGAEASNFQQEPIARDRASPAAAEEAVPEWASCLKSPRIQAKPKPKPNQNLSEASGKGAELYARRQSRMEKYVIESSGHTELARCPSPTMSLPSSWKYTTNAPGGFRVASLSPARTPPASLYHGYLPENGVLRPEPTKQQPYQMRPSLYALSPVKEPAKASSRATSSRTPSRTVSPRAASPAKPSSLDLVPNLPRTGLPSSPALPRPSRSSPGLYTVPVQDSLQPTAVSPTYSSDISPVSPSRAWSPRAKQAPRPSFSTRNAGIEAQDRPESLPRSPPWTPAASRPPSSLDGWVSPGPWEPGRGSSMSSPPPLPPPPPMSPSWSERSVSPLRSETEARPPSRQLQALLARNIINAARRKSASPRPAPGETLRPFSPPQGPPPPARMRSPQPARPAGNFRGAAFSPIPRSPLPIGPPSCASPRSPQAASSRPFPYRRSPTDSDVSLDSEDSGLKSPGILGYNICPRGWNGSLRLKRGSLPTEASCTT
- the Synpo gene encoding synaptopodin isoform X2; amino-acid sequence: MLGAHFPPPPLGASEGRAAPCTFQIPDGSYRCLALEAEESGSEDGLQGEVRLVDLEEEGTSQSRTNHGMTPPPLSRALAIIQPSSCHREARGGFQHSDRPSHDWDVVQARKVMTASASGSSVPRVAQKPALGRSTSFTENDLKEAKARSQQIAAQLTTPPSSNSRGVQLFNRRRQRVNEFTLESRGQRSPKLNQEALQTGRPLSPIGHAPGFNVKPTSPSKPGSPKHPSSQSPSRGVAGHIMEGYSEEASLLEKVASEEEEVPLVVYLKENAALLTANGLHLSQSRETQQSTPNPPDTEGPGPAADINQNPSSPNATLTTLTSSSHHNQPTADINQNPPATITPASQNSSEAQCSQNGTLDSKPRTPCADDGQPPVPAEEVRSSILLIDKVSAPSSAASTFSREVTPLSSSGPPAPAADLMSSSLLIDMQPSTLVAPAEQEVPGHAAVTTPTKVYSEVHLTLAKPASVVNRTARPFGIQSPGTSQIEQSPMMGRRQFGEKAWAPPASSVADRSPQPQRHIMSRSPMVERRLLGQRSPVLERRPLGNFTPPPTYAETLSTAPVASRVRSPPSYSTLYPSSDPKPPHLKGQVAPANKTGILEESMARRGSRKSMFTFVEKPKVTPNPDLLDLVQTADEKRRQRDHGEVGMEEEPFALGAEASNFQQEPIARDRASPAAAEEAVPEWASCLKSPRIQAKPKPKPNQNLSEASGKGAELYARRQSRMEKYVIESSGHTELARCPSPTMSLPSSWKYTTNAPGGFRVASLSPARTPPASLYHGYLPENGVLRPEPTKQQPYQMRPSLYALSPVKEPAKASSRATSSRTPSRTVSPRAASPAKPSSLDLVPNLPRTGLPSSPALPRPSRSSPGLYTVPVQDSLQPTADRPESLPRSPPWTPAASRPPSSLDGWVSPGPWEPGRGSSMSSPPPLPPPPPMSPSWSERSVSPLRSETEARPPSRQLQALLARNIINAARRKSASPRPAPGETLRPFSPPQGPPPPARMRSPQPARPAGNFRGAAFSPIPRSPLPIGPPSCASPRSPQAASSRPFPYRRSPTDSDVSLDSEDSGLKSPGILGYNICPRGWNGSLRLKRGSLPTEASCTT
- the Synpo gene encoding synaptopodin isoform X3 gives rise to the protein MRACQDHRDSPAKELGFGPGDLFQSRTEEGDAAWSKHFLKTFLCAWKPHLQLSQGSGLAKAFMIYRGALGRSTSFTENDLKEAKARSQQIAAQLTTPPSSNSRGVQLFNRRRQRVNEFTLESRGQRSPKLNQEALQTGRPLSPIGHAPGFNVKPTSPSKPGSPKHPSSQSPSRGVAGHIMEGYSEEASLLEKVASEEEEVPLVVYLKENAALLTANGLHLSQSRETQQSTPNPPDTEGPGPAADINQNPSSPNATLTTLTSSSHHNQPTADINQNPPATITPASQNSSEAQCSQNGTLDSKPRTPCADDGQPPVPAEEVRSSILLIDKVSAPSSAASTFSREVTPLSSSGPPAPAADLMSSSLLIDMQPSTLVAPAEQEVPGHAAVTTPTKVYSEVHLTLAKPASVVNRTARPFGIQSPGTSQIEQSPMMGRRQFGEKAWAPPASSVADRSPQPQRHIMSRSPMVERRLLGQRSPVLERRPLGNFTPPPTYAETLSTAPVASRVRSPPSYSTLYPSSDPKPPHLKGQVAPANKTGILEESMARRGSRKSMFTFVEKPKVTPNPDLLDLVQTADEKRRQRDHGEVGMEEEPFALGAEASNFQQEPIARDRASPAAAEEAVPEWASCLKSPRIQAKPKPKPNQNLSEASGKGAELYARRQSRMEKYVIESSGHTELARCPSPTMSLPSSWKYTTNAPGGFRVASLSPARTPPASLYHGYLPENGVLRPEPTKQQPYQMRPSLYALSPVKEPAKASSRATSSRTPSRTVSPRAASPAKPSSLDLVPNLPRTGLPSSPALPRPSRSSPGLYTVPVQDSLQPTAVSPTYSSDISPVSPSRAWSPRAKQAPRPSFSTRNAGIEAQDRPESLPRSPPWTPAASRPPSSLDGWVSPGPWEPGRGSSMSSPPPLPPPPPMSPSWSERSVSPLRSETEARPPSRQLQALLARNIINAARRKSASPRPAPGETLRPFSPPQGPPPPARMRSPQPARPAGNFRGAAFSPIPRSPLPIGPPSCASPRSPQAASSRPFPYRRSPTDSDVSLDSEDSGLKSPGILGYNICPRGWNGSLRLKRGSLPTEASCTT
- the Synpo gene encoding synaptopodin isoform X4; this encodes MEGYSEEASLLEKVASEEEEVPLVVYLKENAALLTANGLHLSQSRETQQSTPNPPDTEGPGPAADINQNPSSPNATLTTLTSSSHHNQPTADINQNPPATITPASQNSSEAQCSQNGTLDSKPRTPCADDGQPPVPAEEVRSSILLIDKVSAPSSAASTFSREVTPLSSSGPPAPAADLMSSSLLIDMQPSTLVAPAEQEVPGHAAVTTPTKVYSEVHLTLAKPASVVNRTARPFGIQSPGTSQIEQSPMMGRRQFGEKAWAPPASSVADRSPQPQRHIMSRSPMVERRLLGQRSPVLERRPLGNFTPPPTYAETLSTAPVASRVRSPPSYSTLYPSSDPKPPHLKGQVAPANKTGILEESMARRGSRKSMFTFVEKPKVTPNPDLLDLVQTADEKRRQRDHGEVGMEEEPFALGAEASNFQQEPIARDRASPAAAEEAVPEWASCLKSPRIQAKPKPKPNQNLSEASGKGAELYARRQSRMEKYVIESSGHTELARCPSPTMSLPSSWKYTTNAPGGFRVASLSPARTPPASLYHGYLPENGVLRPEPTKQQPYQMRPSLYALSPVKEPAKASSRATSSRTPSRTVSPRAASPAKPSSLDLVPNLPRTGLPSSPALPRPSRSSPGLYTVPVQDSLQPTAVSPTYSSDISPVSPSRAWSPRAKQAPRPSFSTRNAGIEAQVWKPSFCFK